Proteins co-encoded in one Salvia splendens isolate huo1 chromosome 4, SspV2, whole genome shotgun sequence genomic window:
- the LOC121799343 gene encoding major allergen Pru ar 1-like, with the protein MVAITYDIEIPSSVPAAKMFKAMVLDADTLIPKIMPQAIKSVEILEGDGGVGTVKIIHFGEGSQYKSAKHRVEAIDKENLTHTYSIIDGDALAGVLESITYHIKIVPTEDGGSICKNRSIYNTKGDVEINEEKIKEGKEKAMAMFKAIEAYVQANPDS; encoded by the coding sequence ATGGTTGCCATCACCTATGATATTGAGATCCCATCGTCAGTCCCAGCTGCGAAGATGTTTAAGGCCATGGTGCTTGACGCCGACACTCTCATCCCCAAGATCATGCCTCAGGCCATCAAGAGCGTCGAGATATTGGAAGGAGATGGCGGCGTTGGGACTGTGAAGATCATCCATTTTGGCGAAGGGAGTCAGTATAAGAGTGCTAAGCACCGTGTGGAGGCCATCGACAAAGAGAACTTGACACACACCTACAGCATCATTGATGGTGATGCTCTTGCTGGAGTCCTTGAATCCATCACTTATCACATCAAAATCGTCCCAACTGAGGATGGAGGAAGCATCTGCAAGAACAGGAGCATTTACAACACCAAAGGCGACGTCGAGATTAATGAGGAGAAGATCAAAGAGGGGAAAGAGAAGGCCATGGCTATGTTCAAAGCCATCGAGGCATATGTTCAAGCCAATCCCGACAGTTAA
- the LOC121799705 gene encoding major allergen Pru ar 1-like, with the protein MVAITYDIEIPSSVPAAKMFKAVVLDADTLIPKIMPQAIKSVEILEGDGGVGTVKIIHFGEGSQYKSAKHRVEAIDKENLTHTYSIIDGDALAGVLQSITYHIKIVPTEDGGSICKNRSIYNTKGDTEINEEKIKEGKEKAMAMFKAIEAYVQANPDC; encoded by the coding sequence ATGGTTGCCATCACCTATGATATTGAGATCCCATCATCAGTCCCAGCTGCGAAGATGTTTAAGGCCGTGGTGCTTGACGCCGACACTCTCATCCCCAAGATCATGCCTCAGGCCATCAAGAGCGTCGAGATATTGGAAGGAGATGGCGGTGTTGGGACTGTGAAGATCATCCACTTTGGGGAAGGGAGTCAGTATAAGAGCGCTAAGCACCGTGTGGAGGCCATCGACAAAGAGAACTTGACACACACCTACAGCATCATTGATGGTGATGCTCTTGCTGGAGTTCTTCAATCCATCACTTATCACATCAAAATCGTCCCAACTGAAGATGGAGGAAGCATCTGCAAGAACAGGAGCATTTACAACACCAAAGGCGACACTGAGATTAATGAGGAGAAGATCAAAGAGGGGAAAGAGAAGGCCATGGCTATGTTCAAAGCCATCGAGGCATATGTTCAAGCCAATCCCGACTGTTAA